One window from the genome of Leuconostoc suionicum encodes:
- a CDS encoding GNAT family N-acetyltransferase, which translates to MTQTITKLSQENALKIANEWHYDAPYDFYDMQNDIEDYEELIDPTLRQNNYYQITNNNDLIGFFVIEPEDENKGKYEIGLGMNPASTGKGKGIDFLNLIINFSTSKFYVTEIILDVAQFNVRAQKVYQKAGFKISRHYEQKTNGSTYNFVEMTKTY; encoded by the coding sequence ATGACTCAAACAATTACAAAACTATCCCAAGAAAATGCACTTAAAATAGCAAATGAATGGCACTATGATGCGCCATACGATTTTTACGATATGCAAAATGATATCGAAGACTATGAAGAATTAATCGACCCCACACTTAGACAAAATAATTACTATCAAATAACTAACAACAATGATCTAATTGGTTTTTTTGTTATTGAACCTGAAGACGAAAATAAAGGAAAATATGAAATAGGTTTGGGTATGAACCCCGCAAGCACAGGGAAAGGTAAAGGTATTGATTTTTTGAATTTAATAATCAATTTTTCAACATCTAAGTTTTATGTAACAGAGATTATCCTAGACGTTGCACAATTTAATGTTCGAGCGCAAAAAGTGTATCAAAAAGCTGGATTTAAAATATCAAGACACTACGAACAAAAAACAAACGGTTCAACATACAATTTCGTTGAAATGACTAAAACCTACTAA
- a CDS encoding replication initiation factor domain-containing protein, protein MITINNEPTAYTTIFLGTTQHSLRLSLEILIMVGMKLNDEIIETYNVTVSAIELGYLPNIGSEIAIDEITGSELSGFKAKLTAPDAKIQNTVSTDLKKLVDLKNVGQYQLLKRKKIMTPNLNAPKLTNDNLILIRQLLGVTQPELAKKIGVSERTVWGIENGSQKISDKFVDKLLVAYPEFAESIEVQFDWVSLTFPDLTSKQVIADVLRLQENLFLERPTSQNFYTREMSFAGEKNIYIQDFAPVKNLETQAVDQKFGTTLYLTGKGTRLFEKALLEQNMNWRDFFEKARLYRGHLTRLDIAINDKWGLLSMNDLVKAVQEKRFWSKSKSYAVHGNVDDGWTVDFGKSPFVIRAYDKHKEQANKGYDTDVKTRVELELHQDKAEYVLDEWLNNDEKLVDITFDILYTYLWFTNGKIEAQQLKADKVRDEIEATIEPMPAWSLLTALGKKMKFVREPKKQSVERIEKWVLQSVVPSLAVLKKTGHWHDIIEAINTVELSAEHEKLVMATTKNAITQASKHLNINFEKPTKKYNEDNEQGKGA, encoded by the coding sequence ATGATAACGATTAACAATGAGCCAACAGCTTATACAACTATATTTCTAGGAACAACACAACATAGCTTACGGTTATCGTTGGAAATACTTATCATGGTTGGTATGAAATTGAATGATGAAATTATTGAGACTTATAACGTGACCGTATCAGCTATTGAGTTAGGTTATTTGCCTAACATCGGTAGTGAGATTGCGATTGATGAAATTACTGGTAGTGAGTTATCGGGCTTTAAAGCAAAACTAACTGCGCCTGATGCAAAAATACAAAACACGGTTTCAACTGATTTGAAAAAATTAGTTGATTTAAAAAATGTTGGTCAATACCAACTACTGAAAAGGAAAAAGATTATGACACCAAATTTGAACGCACCAAAATTAACAAATGATAATTTGATATTGATACGCCAATTGCTTGGGGTAACACAACCAGAATTAGCAAAAAAGATTGGTGTTAGTGAAAGAACTGTTTGGGGTATAGAAAATGGTAGTCAAAAAATATCGGATAAGTTTGTCGATAAGTTGCTGGTGGCATATCCAGAATTTGCTGAAAGCATCGAAGTACAATTTGATTGGGTTTCATTGACATTCCCAGATTTAACTTCAAAGCAAGTTATCGCTGATGTGTTAAGGCTACAAGAAAATCTGTTTTTGGAACGTCCTACCTCTCAAAACTTTTATACTCGTGAAATGTCATTTGCTGGCGAAAAGAACATTTATATACAAGACTTTGCCCCAGTGAAAAACCTAGAAACACAAGCTGTGGATCAAAAATTTGGGACAACACTTTATTTAACTGGTAAAGGCACACGGTTGTTTGAAAAGGCTTTGTTAGAGCAAAATATGAATTGGCGTGATTTTTTTGAAAAGGCAAGGTTATATCGGGGGCATCTAACACGTTTAGATATTGCAATCAATGATAAATGGGGCTTATTGAGCATGAATGACCTTGTTAAAGCCGTACAAGAAAAACGTTTTTGGAGCAAATCAAAGTCTTATGCGGTGCATGGCAACGTCGATGACGGCTGGACGGTCGATTTTGGTAAGTCGCCCTTTGTTATCCGTGCCTATGACAAACACAAAGAACAAGCAAATAAGGGCTATGATACTGATGTAAAAACTCGTGTGGAATTGGAATTACATCAAGATAAAGCAGAATATGTCCTTGATGAATGGCTTAACAATGATGAAAAATTAGTTGATATAACTTTTGATATTCTATATACCTATTTGTGGTTTACTAATGGCAAAATTGAAGCCCAACAATTGAAAGCAGATAAGGTACGTGATGAGATTGAAGCAACGATTGAGCCGATGCCTGCTTGGTCGTTATTAACTGCTTTGGGTAAGAAAATGAAATTTGTTAGAGAACCAAAAAAGCAAAGTGTAGAACGTATTGAAAAATGGGTCTTACAGTCGGTTGTGCCTAGTCTAGCAGTACTAAAGAAAACAGGACATTGGCATGACATTATTGAAGCAATCAATACTGTTGAGCTTTCTGCCGAACATGAAAAACTAGTTATGGCAACTACTAAGAATGCGATAACACAGGCAAGTAAGCATTTAAATATCAACTTTGAAAAACCAACAAAAAAATATAACGAAGATAACGAACAAGGAAAGGGGGCATGA
- a CDS encoding CPBP family intramembrane glutamic endopeptidase, with protein sequence MTKLSFRTVSQNFITPGLIFLSFVWLIPLLTNFAVSFFNFSFYAGYQSWLLSDIMLYPLPIMILAIYLRNKNRTSVVWEAPRLFKILLSLLVVVLYFLFTIISHNFFPVSVATNQTELLNTLNNSSILGIQLELLAITLLGPIFEELMCRGLLMNFYFKNSKFGFDVILSAIVFSLLHQHQNLSVLLPYFIFGLLLGLLYRFTGKLQYTMLAHILINTIIAWPYIQDNIIIFL encoded by the coding sequence CTTTCAGAACTGTATCTCAAAATTTCATCACCCCCGGATTGATATTTTTATCCTTTGTTTGGTTAATACCGCTACTTACTAATTTTGCTGTTTCATTTTTTAATTTTTCTTTTTACGCAGGCTATCAAAGTTGGTTGCTTTCAGATATCATGCTGTACCCTCTTCCCATTATGATTTTAGCGATCTATCTCAGAAATAAAAATAGAACCTCGGTTGTATGGGAAGCACCAAGGTTGTTTAAAATTCTACTTAGCTTGCTTGTTGTGGTATTGTATTTCTTATTTACAATAATTAGCCATAATTTTTTTCCTGTTTCTGTAGCAACTAACCAAACCGAGCTGTTAAACACGTTAAACAATTCTTCTATACTAGGAATACAATTAGAGTTGTTAGCTATCACACTGTTGGGACCAATTTTTGAAGAATTGATGTGTAGAGGTTTATTGATGAACTTCTATTTCAAAAATTCTAAATTCGGATTTGATGTTATCCTAAGCGCAATTGTTTTTTCTTTACTTCATCAACATCAGAATTTATCAGTATTATTACCTTATTTTATTTTTGGCTTATTGTTGGGACTATTATATCGTTTCACTGGAAAACTGCAGTACACTATGTTGGCACACATTCTTATTAATACCATAATTGCATGGCCATATATTCAAGATAATATCATCATCTTTTTATAG